The segment ATCTCAACGGTTCTCGGATGAGAGGGAAATTGAGCGATCGCTTGATTCCAATATTGAGGATCTTTTTTGCCTAACTCAAAGAGAGCTTCTACCGTGGCAGGCTCTTTCGGGTATTTTTTCACGACTGCTTGCCATGCCTGAGCCGCTTCTTGGCGTTTGCCTGCGACTTCATATGCCTGAGCACGTTTCACCCCAATCTGCGCTGCCAAAACTGGATAATTTTGCTCTAAATCTTTTAACTGCTCTAGCGCTTTATCGCCTTGCTTTTGTGAAATAAAATCTGTTGCTAACAAATAGCGGGCGCGATTGCGCTCTAGCATCGTGCTCGACCGATCGGCAGCAAACTTTAGAGCGTCTGTCCGTTCTCCTGCAGGCTTTGTCACCAAAGGACTGATGACTTGGCTCGGTGTGCCGATTCCGCTCCCCTCAGATTGTCCCTGAAACGACTGAAGCGATCCCATTAAGCCATTCGGTGCTTGAGACGCTTCTTTGAGTTTCTCAACGGGTAATAACGCTCCTGCAATCAACCCGATCGCACCCGCGCCACCCGCTAACATCAACCAAAAACGCCGCTCTTTCAACAGTTGCTTCAGCATTCAAACTCTTCCTGGAAAAGGGGGCAGATCTACGCAGAACTCTAAGCAGTTATAGCAAAGATTCACCGAAGATGAGGAATAAATCAGCACATTCAATGAAAGTATTACGTATGACATTTCGCGACGGTTTCGAGCGTTTTGATCGATACTGAATATCAGACATTAAGAACCCACGATTTAGGGATAGATATGAACGTAACAGTCACGGGAACGTCGCTCCTCGATTGGTCAGGAGATGGTCTAGCGATCGCGTTATTTGAAGGCGCAGAATTATCTGGCGATGTCGCTGCGCTCGATCAAAAATTGTCCGGTGCGATCGCAGAATTAATTGCAGAGGTAGAATTTAAGGGCAAATTAGGCAATACTGCCTCAACTCGTATCGCAGGCAGTTCTATCCGTAAGATTCTATTAGTTGGACTCGGCAACCCTGACGATCTGAAATTAGAAAAGCTCCGCCAAGCGGCTGCATCGGTTGCAAAATTGGCAAAGCGCGAACGGTGTAAAACGCTTGCACTCAGTTTCCCGACCGTTGAGGATGCAGCAGCGACGACGCAAGCGATCGTAGGGTAGTGTTCTAGATGTGTGGGCATAACGTTATACTGCTCGCCCGAACTCATGACGATTGATGAATAATCCAATCACAGTATCATGCATCTTCTCAGTCTTGGAAAAACAGATCGTCTTTCTGGCAAGCCGCTTGATCCGAGTTCTCAAAGTTAGATGTTTCCGCTCAATGCGCTGTGTGTTGGCTTTGCCAACCGTATGGTGCTGCTCATCTAGCAATCGCAAGTAAGCTCCCCAACTATCGGTGTAAAACCGTTGAATCGAAAAAGGAGCTAACAGTTGCTGAAGTTGCTTAAGAGCTGAGTCTTCATGGGTGGCTAGCACATAGGCAAGGACTTTTCCAGTTTGATGGTCAATCGCGTGCCACAACCATCGTTGATGCTGCTTTGACTCGACAAAACTCCACATCTCGTCCATCTCCGCCGCCTCGACTCTGACGACCATGACTGCCGTGTTATCCGGTTGGTGCTGTTCGAGCAGACTTATGTTTACTTGTTCAAGTTGACTTGACTTTTTTTCAGCGTTTCAATCACAGTCGTTGGGCTAATCTTCAACACTCTGGCGGTATCACGAATACCACTGCCGTTGATTGCCATGTCGCTGATTTGCGCTTTGACTTCAGGCAGTCGTCCTCGATAGCTAAAGTTCAAGATAAATGATCGTCTCGAACACTCTAAGTTACGGCAACAATACCGTTGTTTTCCAGCAGCACTGCGACCATGCTTAACGACATCCACACTCTGGCAATCGGGACATTGAACAGGTTCTAGGACCATCTCGACTCAGCCCTCTAACACATCGTTTTCATTCTGCCATATATCCACATATCTAGAACACTACCCGATCGTAGAAGGACTCGAACTTGCGCTGTATAAAGATGTGCGCTTCAAATCAGAGCCGGATCAAAATGGCAAAATCGAATCCGTCGAACTGCTAGGTTTGGTAGGTCAAGAAGCGGCGATTCAAAAAGCTCGCCAAATCTGTTCGGGTGTATTCCTAGCCCGTGAACTCGTTGCGGCTCCTGCAAATTACGTTACGCCGATCACGATGGCAGAAACGGCGTTAGCGATCGCGAATGAGCATGGTTTAGAAATTCAAATTCTCGAAAAAGAGGATTGTGAAAAACTCGGCATGGGCGCATTTCTTGGCGTTGCTCAAGCTTCTGATTTGCCACCTAAATTCATCCATCTGACCTATAAGCCGCAAGGTACACCGAGACGAAAACTGGCAATTATCGGTAAAGGACTGACCTTCGATTCGGGCGGTTTGAATATTAAAGGGGCTGGCAGCGGCATCGAAATGATGAAAACCGATATGGGAGGAGCAGGCGCAACCTTAGGAGCCGCAAAAGCGATCGCTCAACTCAAACCCGATGTCGAAGTGCATTTTATTACTGCCGTCACTGAAAATATGATCAGCGGGCG is part of the Leptolyngbya boryana PCC 6306 genome and harbors:
- a CDS encoding M17 family peptidase N-terminal domain-containing protein, coding for MNVTVTGTSLLDWSGDGLAIALFEGAELSGDVAALDQKLSGAIAELIAEVEFKGKLGNTASTRIAGSSIRKILLVGLGNPDDLKLEKLRQAAASVAKLAKRERCKTLALSFPTVEDAAATTQAIVG
- a CDS encoding IS1 family transposase (programmed frameshift), which gives rise to MVLEPVQCPDCQSVDVVKHGRSAAGKQRYCCRNLECSRRSFILNFSYRGRLPEVKAQISDMAINGSGIRDTARVLKISPTTVIETPEKKSSQLEQVNISLLEQHQPDNTAVMVVRVEAAEMDEMWSFVESKQHQRWLWHAIDHQTGKVLAYVLATHEDSALKQLQQLLAPFSIQRFYTDSWGAYLRLLDEQHHTVGKANTQRIERKHLTLRTRIKRLARKTICFSKTEKMHDTVIGLFINRHEFGRAV
- a CDS encoding leucyl aminopeptidase yields the protein MSTYLEHYPIVEGLELALYKDVRFKSEPDQNGKIESVELLGLVGQEAAIQKARQICSGVFLARELVAAPANYVTPITMAETALAIANEHGLEIQILEKEDCEKLGMGAFLGVAQASDLPPKFIHLTYKPQGTPRRKLAIIGKGLTFDSGGLNIKGAGSGIEMMKTDMGGAGATLGAAKAIAQLKPDVEVHFITAVTENMISGRAIHPGDILTASNGKTIEINNTDAEGRLTLADALVYTEKLEVDAIVDLATLTGACVIALGDNIAGLWSPNDELADQLLKASGESGEKLWRMPMEEKYFESMKSGIADMKNTGARAGGAISAAIFLKQFVKDTPWAHLDVAGPVWADKENGYNGAGATGYGVRLLVDWVMS